A stretch of the Pirellulales bacterium genome encodes the following:
- a CDS encoding carbonic anhydrase → MSILHEILNYNGQFVARREYEPFRTDKFPDKRLVVLTCMDTRLIELLPRAMNLHNGDVNVIKNAGAIVSHPFGSVMRSLLVAVYELKATEVAVVGHYGCGMTGLSCTKVLQKAIERGASPEMLQTLEHAGIDLKTWLTGFDAPEDGVRRSVTIIRQHPLLPKDVLVHGLMICPETGRLDVLSDGLAANAGTS, encoded by the coding sequence ATGTCGATCCTGCATGAAATCTTGAACTACAACGGCCAGTTCGTCGCCCGCCGCGAATACGAGCCGTTTCGCACCGACAAGTTTCCCGACAAACGGCTTGTCGTGCTCACCTGCATGGATACCCGGCTGATCGAGTTATTGCCGCGGGCGATGAACCTGCACAACGGCGATGTAAATGTGATCAAAAATGCCGGAGCGATTGTCTCGCATCCGTTTGGCAGCGTGATGCGGAGCCTGCTGGTGGCGGTGTACGAGTTGAAGGCGACGGAAGTGGCCGTGGTGGGGCATTACGGCTGCGGCATGACGGGCCTGAGCTGCACGAAAGTGTTGCAAAAGGCGATCGAGCGGGGGGCATCGCCCGAAATGCTGCAAACGCTCGAACATGCCGGGATCGACCTAAAGACTTGGCTCACCGGTTTCGACGCTCCGGAAGACGGCGTGCGGCGCAGCGTGACAATCATTCGCCAGCATCCACTATTGCCGAAAGACGTGCTGGTACACGGGCTTATGATCTGCCCCGAAACCGGCCGCCTCGACGTGCTCAGCGACGGCTTAGCGGCGAATGCCGGAACCTCGTAG
- a CDS encoding TetR/AcrR family transcriptional regulator — MSATAKKGPGRPKDAQLPERRREEILDAAATLFAQHGYRNTDMEYVAQALSIAKGTIYRYFASKEELFLAAADRGMRRAGDFVDASIVADADPLERMAHAVRAYLTFFRNHPQFVELLIQERAEFRDRPQQTYFAYRDRRMAPWREVFRGLIAQGRIRQLPPEQIVTVLCNLVYGTMFTNYFTGQQDPPERQAADIMDIVLNGLLTGRQSNPLPASASEARHEG; from the coding sequence ATGTCTGCCACCGCCAAGAAGGGACCCGGCCGGCCGAAAGACGCGCAGCTTCCCGAGCGCCGCCGCGAGGAAATCCTCGATGCGGCCGCTACGCTGTTCGCCCAGCACGGCTATCGAAACACCGACATGGAATATGTCGCCCAAGCCCTCAGTATTGCCAAAGGCACGATCTACCGCTATTTCGCCAGCAAGGAAGAACTCTTTCTCGCGGCCGCCGACCGCGGCATGCGGCGGGCCGGCGACTTTGTCGACGCCAGCATCGTCGCCGACGCCGATCCGCTGGAGCGCATGGCCCATGCCGTGCGGGCATATCTGACGTTTTTCCGCAATCATCCGCAATTTGTCGAACTGTTGATTCAGGAGCGGGCCGAATTTCGCGACCGGCCGCAACAAACCTATTTCGCCTATCGCGATCGGCGGATGGCCCCGTGGCGCGAGGTGTTCCGAGGGCTGATCGCCCAGGGGCGGATTCGCCAGCTTCCGCCCGAACAGATTGTCACCGTGCTATGCAATTTGGTTTACGGCACGATGTTCACCAATTATTTCACCGGCCAGCAAGACCCGCCCGAGCGGCAAGCGGCCGACATCATGGACATCGTGCTCAACGGACTCTTGACCGGCCGGCAATCGAATCCTTTGCCGGCGTCGGCCAGCGAGGCTCGACATGAAGGTTGA
- a CDS encoding HlyD family secretion protein encodes MKTDFDIGSMQADTARALPSAPAAAAPSAGTNGNGRVVADSGMETTAKNTAEKAAIAGATVVVDSRLDGVSPLADAAPADPAAAAAEAQQRPSRRRIVLICIGLAVLGLAAYFAVPAIYRYFRYESTDDAYINGHVTYISPRIAGRVTAVLVENNQYVEAGQALVRIDSKPFELTVEQKQAALAQAKQAVDQQIAALDVATAQGQQARDAARGQLAAVYADWYMLQTVQTLIGYEVAALKSGVANWKLQQANLQLAQANLKRGQELVPSGAMSREEFDAREAAEKVAKQQVDAAFQAVQQARALLGLPISTGPNGTPDTSVPSDIDETFPGVKFVVASAEQSLAQLGLPIDPTSAKADKIVDKISSLVASEFINHVPAVEVAEAQLRQARAALGGESFDRVHPYNQPSVVRAQKDLDQAELNLSYTELRAPIAGFVNGRAVNPGNDVQVAQSLMSVYPLRDVWVDANFKEGQLDRLRIGQSVDLYIDAYPGHVFPGRVAGFSAGTGAALSLLPPENATGNFVKVVQRLPVRIELTGPAPEDTPLFIGLSVEPEVDLSTEPRGPDAGRRLLGPITQSSK; translated from the coding sequence ATGAAAACGGATTTTGATATCGGCTCCATGCAGGCAGATACGGCTCGGGCATTGCCCAGCGCCCCAGCCGCCGCCGCCCCGAGCGCTGGAACGAATGGCAACGGCCGAGTGGTTGCCGACAGCGGCATGGAAACAACAGCCAAAAACACGGCCGAGAAGGCCGCGATCGCCGGCGCGACGGTCGTCGTCGATAGCCGGCTCGACGGTGTGAGCCCGCTGGCAGACGCGGCGCCTGCCGATCCGGCGGCCGCAGCGGCCGAAGCGCAGCAGCGCCCGTCGCGGCGGCGGATCGTGTTGATCTGCATAGGCCTCGCGGTGCTCGGCTTGGCGGCCTATTTCGCCGTGCCGGCCATCTACCGCTACTTTCGCTACGAATCGACCGACGACGCGTATATCAATGGCCATGTGACCTACATCAGCCCGCGGATTGCCGGGCGTGTCACCGCGGTGCTGGTCGAAAACAATCAGTATGTCGAGGCGGGGCAGGCGCTGGTGCGAATCGATTCAAAGCCGTTCGAGCTTACGGTCGAGCAGAAGCAAGCCGCTCTGGCGCAGGCCAAGCAGGCGGTCGACCAGCAGATCGCGGCGCTCGATGTGGCGACGGCTCAGGGGCAGCAGGCCCGCGATGCGGCCCGCGGCCAACTCGCAGCCGTGTATGCCGATTGGTATATGCTGCAAACCGTGCAAACGCTGATCGGCTATGAAGTGGCCGCCCTAAAATCAGGCGTCGCAAATTGGAAATTGCAGCAAGCCAATCTGCAGTTGGCGCAAGCAAATTTGAAGCGTGGCCAGGAACTTGTCCCCTCGGGAGCAATGAGCCGCGAGGAATTCGACGCCCGCGAGGCGGCCGAAAAAGTTGCCAAGCAGCAGGTCGATGCGGCATTTCAGGCCGTGCAACAGGCCCGGGCACTGTTGGGTTTGCCGATCAGCACCGGGCCGAACGGCACGCCCGACACCAGCGTGCCGAGCGATATCGACGAAACATTTCCCGGCGTCAAATTCGTCGTCGCCAGCGCCGAGCAATCGCTTGCGCAGCTCGGATTGCCGATCGACCCGACTTCGGCAAAGGCCGACAAGATTGTCGACAAGATCAGCTCGCTCGTGGCTTCGGAATTCATCAACCACGTGCCGGCGGTCGAGGTGGCCGAGGCGCAGTTGCGGCAAGCGCGGGCGGCCCTTGGCGGCGAATCGTTCGATCGAGTTCATCCGTACAATCAGCCGAGCGTCGTGCGGGCTCAGAAGGATTTGGATCAGGCCGAATTGAATTTGAGCTACACGGAACTACGAGCGCCGATCGCCGGTTTCGTCAACGGGCGAGCGGTTAATCCGGGCAACGACGTGCAAGTGGCCCAATCGCTGATGTCGGTCTACCCGCTCCGCGACGTTTGGGTCGATGCGAATTTCAAGGAAGGGCAGCTCGATCGGTTGCGGATCGGTCAGTCGGTCGATCTTTACATCGATGCCTATCCGGGGCATGTGTTTCCCGGGCGGGTGGCCGGTTTTAGCGCCGGCACCGGGGCGGCGTTGTCGCTATTGCCGCCGGAAAATGCGACCGGCAATTTCGTCAAAGTGGTGCAGCGATTGCCGGTGCGAATCGAGCTGACGGGGCCGGCGCCGGAAGACACGCCCCTGTTTATCGGACTTTCGGTGGAACCGGAAGTCGATTTGTCGACCGAACCGCGCGGCCCAGACGCCGGCCGCCGCCTGCTCGGGCCGATAACGCAATCGAGCAAGTAA